The proteins below are encoded in one region of Rhododendron vialii isolate Sample 1 chromosome 7a, ASM3025357v1:
- the LOC131334656 gene encoding uncharacterized acetyltransferase At3g50280-like has translation MNPPIVQTISECFIKPHYPAEEIKPPIYLAAWDITKLSINYIQKGLLFIKPQTTTNDQENPVKSLLDRLKDSLSLTLVHFYPLAGRLATLKQEIPPLYSVYIDCNNSPGAKFIYATVDLTIADILSPVDVPVVVQSFFDHDRATNHDGHSMSLLSIQVTELIDGIFIGCSANHAVVDGTSYWQFFNSLSQTFRAQEKNPGISPPPIIERWFPKEHGPMHNLPFSHHDQFIRRFEPPPLKERFFHFSSESIAKLKAKANSESKSTKISSFQSVSALVWRCVIRARRLPRDPETNFSCAVNNRSRINPPLPNEYFGNSVDLLTGKATVGELLDHGLGWAAWRLHEAVEAHTDAAVQQWAEKWIEDPVIRTRGPALYNPYGVLASSSPRFRVYENEFGMGKAVAIRSGYANKIDGKVMFYPGYEGGGSMDLEVNLPPETMAALESDEEFMDGLIGKC, from the coding sequence ATGAACCCTCCAATTGTTCAAACCATCTCAGAGTGCTTCATAAAACCACATTATCCAGCAGAAGAGATTAAGCCTCCAATCTACTTGGCCGCATGGGACATAACCAAGCTCTCAATCAATTACATCCAAAAGGGTCTTCTGTTCATTAAgccccaaacaacaacaaatgatCAAGAAAACCCAGTCAAATCCCTCCTAGATAGGCTCAAggattccctctctctcacccttGTTCATTTCTATCCCCTTGCCGGTCGACTCGCGACCCTGAAGCAAGAAATTCCGCCTTTGTACTCCGTGTACATCGATTGCAACAACAGTCCCGGAGCAAAATTTATCTATGCAACCGTGGATTTAACCATCGCGGACATTCTTTCGCCAGTTGATGTTCCCGTGGTTGTTCAATCCTTCTTCGATCACGACAGGGCGACTAATCACGATGGGCACTCGATGTCCCTGCTGTCGATTCAAGTCACGGAGTTAATCGATGGTATATTCATCGGTTGTTCGGCCAACCACGCGGTTGTTGATGGAACATCTTATTGGCAGTTCTTCAACAGTTTATCACAAACCTTCCGCGCACAAGAAAAGAATCCTGGAATTTCTCCACCCCCAATTATTGAACGCTGGTTCCCTAAGGAGCACGGTCCTATGCACAACCTCCCTTTCTCTCACCATGATCAGTTTATTAGGAGATTTGAACCACCCCCGCTAAAAGAGAGATTCTTCCACTTCTCGTCGGAATCAATAGCCAAACTGAAAGCAAAGGCTAATTCTGAAAGCAAATCAACCAAGATTTCCTCGTTCCAATCCGTATCCGCGCTTGTCTGGAGGTGTGTGATCCGGGCCCGTCGTCTTCCACGCGACCCGGAAACCAATTTCAGCTGCGCTGTAAATAACCGGAGCCGAATAAACCCGCCGTTGCCGAACGAGTATTTCGGGAATTCGGTGGACTTGTTGACGGGAAAAGCCACCGTTGGCGAATTGCTTGATCACGGATTGGGGTGGGCCGCGTGGCGGTTGCACGAGGCGGTGGAGGCCCACACCGATGCAGCGGTGCAACAGTGGGCGGAGAAGTGGATAGAGGATCCTGTTATAAGAACACGTGGGCCTGCTCTGTATAACCCGTATGGTGTATTGGCATCGAGCTCGCCGCGGTTTAGGGTGTACGAGAATGAGTTTGGGATGGGGAAAGCGGTGGCTATTCGGAGCGGTTATGCCAATAAGATAGACGGGAAAGTGATGTTTTACCCTGGGTACGAAGGCGGCGGGAGCATGGACTTGGAGGTTAACCTCCCGCCGGAAACAATGGCGGCGCTTGAATCTGACGAGGAGTTTATGGATGGCCTCATTGGCAAGTGCTGA